The DNA sequence TCTATTGCCTTGCCCCTAAAGGAAGCACAAGCTACTAGTACCCTTTCCAGTTTCCAGGAGGTGGCAGTATGTGTGGGCCTATTGTACGTCTCTCAACTTTGATGCTGAGAAGAATTTCATCAGACTGCATGAGTTAGACAGAGAAGCACTTGAGTTGGAAATGGTGTAGGTATGTCAATTGGGTGGATAATGTGTTGAAACAGCATAGAGCCTTAAACCTTGAGCGATTCAGGGTTTCTTTTAAACCTGGTCCTACAAGTTGTATTGATGAATGGATTTAATTTGCAATGAGGAAAGGAGTTCAAATGCTGGAGTTGGACTTCTCTGCATATACAGGTCTATTTGATGAAAAACACATATTTTGTAACAAACTGTTAGGTATCAGCGTAACCTCTGCTTTGAAGTCCTTGTGTTCTGAATACATCGATTTTAAGTGCCTCGAAGTTCTTGATTTGAAATCAGTGTTCACTTCTTGAACGACTGACCGTGTATGCTTCTTCATCATTGGTTAATCTGAGAGTTGTTGGTAAATCGATTGCATTGAAGTACTTGGGCATTGAGATATGTGATGCAAACCTAGTCTCATTTATTTATGAAGGAGATCTGCGAAACTTGCTTTTTAGAAATCTACCACTTCTTGTTGAGGTTTACTTTTTTGGAAAGGTTGCGACATGATGTATTAGAGATTGCCTTCCGGTCCCTTTCCTTCTGTCTTTCTAAATTGGAGATTCTCAAACTCAATTGTACGATTGTGGTTAGTGTATACTTGTTATAAataagttgtaatttttttcttttgttgttgattatgtTGGTGCCTTGATGTTTGTTTTTCAGTGGCCCGAAAGGGATTTTGTAATTCCTTTGTTACCTAATCCCAAGCGTTTCGAATTAGcatatgatgaagatgaagactcTGCTCTTCTCCATCTCATATCTTTTATTAAGGAATCTCCTTGCTTGCGTACACCAGTGTTGCTGGTACGTATGCTAAACAGTGTATTTTGTATGTGCATCTCCTGATTGTTTTGCTTATTAGATTcacatgatgatgatgatgatgattctcAATGTTCTGTTGATGCTTGGCTATTCAGGTTAAATTACAAGTTACCTTTAGTTGGACTTTTCGTAGGGTGAAACTGCTCTCCTTCTTGGAGGTTCAAAATTTGGTAGCTAGGATAATATAGGTGGTTCTTGTTTTCTGTACTCACTAAGATGCTTCTATGGTGCAGTTAGGGGGAAATTTTGATAGAAATAGTCTAGTCTTCAAGAAGAGAGCAGCAAAATGCTCCCATGTTTGTCTAAAGGTGGTGGAAATAGTGGGATACTGTGGCTACAACTGTCAAATTGAACTTGTGAAGTACTTAACAAAAACTGCTAGTAATCTGGAGAAAATTATTTTTGATCCTGTGTTTTGGTGGTATAGACGACCCAACAGACGAAGAGAGTCATGAGACAAGTATGTAGTGGAGAACTGGAGATGGAAGAATTTTCAAGAAGTTTGGCTCGGCGGCTTAAAGAAAAATTGCCTGCAACTCTGGAAGTTGTGTGCCTGTACGTAGCTACTAGCTAGCCTAGTAGGAAGCTACATTGCTAAATAATTTGTACAAATAATGAACGCTAGTTTCTAATTCTGTTATTCTGGAATTACAAGCTTGATATGCAGTTGAACGATGAATGTTTGTAATAATATGCTGCAGCTAGCGCTTAAATTATTTGGAGATGGTGGTTTGCATTGAGTAAtcaatgttatttttttttatttatgttagcACAACAAGCTCTATTTCCAATTTGAATGGTGGAGGACTAAATTTGGTAATTAGACTGAAATAAACTGTACAATACACATACAGATCGACTTCCTGATTAAACTGGGAGTCTGGAAAACAACATGAATGAAATTAAGTTTCACCCTTAGGCAGCAAATCTGCATTTTGACTATTTTTTCAAATCGATATATGCCCGAAAAAATGTTACTGATTTCATATTAAATATGCGAAAGTGAAAGcccaacaaaaaagaaaaaagaaaaaaaaatagaagagaaatAAATCaggggaaaaaagaagaagaatgaaactGAATGAAATGGCCGTGCTTCGAACAGAGGAACTCGAGTACATTTTAGATATGACAAAATAAGAGGTCTTTATTTGCAATCCCCCACTTCCTCCGTCATTGATTTCTTTCCTCACTCATATCATGCCTCTTAGATTCTCTGTTTGCTGCATCACACACAAAACTCTTTCTTCAAAATTGGTTGTGTTGATCTTGGGTTAGAGAAAAGAACACATCTTTCCACctttctttcaattttgacaTAATCGCAGTTGGGAGTTTGCTTTATCTGGATCCCATGTAATCTGATGAAAACATAATTGAGGTGTAACCTAATTATTGGGTTTATGGGTTGATTCCcatattttgtttttcataTTGAAGTTGTGAAGTTGGTTGATTCCCATTCTCTTgtccatataaaaaaaaagaaaaaagccaaCCTGGTGCTCTGTTTCTGCTGCTGGGTTCTGGTTCTTCTCTACCCATTTCCATTAACCAATGGTTGAACCAAATAGCAAGGTAAAAACTACATCTTAATGCTGCATCGTTCTTCTTTCTGTAAATATCTGACTGCAGTGAGATTAAAATGGGTATTATGTTTCTGGGTAAATGTTTCGATTGTTATTTCTGTCATGATTTAGGAAACAAAATAAGGTGTATTTATTTATTGAGGGGATTAATGATAAAAAGAGTGAAGATTGTGTGGTAACACTATCTTTCTCAACGTTGATTAaacttttttttggtttcttgggTTAATTCCTAGGGTGGTTACAacttgagaaaaagaaagaagaaagatgttGCTGACGACATGGTCAGTGGATTGCCGGATGAAATTCTTGTGAGTATACTGTCTCTGTTGCCCCTAAAGGAAGCACAAGCTACTAGCATCCTTTCTAGGAGGTGGCAGTATTTGTGGGCCTATAGTACCAATCTCAACTTTGATGGTGAGAAAAATTTAATGAGATTGAATGAGCTCAAAGGAGAAGCGTGCGAATTGGAAATGTGTAGGTACGTCAATTGGGTGGATAGTGTGTTGAAACAGCATAGAGCCTTAAACATCGAGCGATTCAGGGTTTTTTTTAAACTTGGTCCTAGAATTTGTATTGATGAATGGATTCAATTTGCAATGAGGAAAGGAGTTCAAGTGCTTGAGTTGGACTTCTCTGCATATATCCGTTATCTATTGATTGGGAAATACAGATTTAGTAACAAACTGTTAGGTATCAGCGAAACCTCTGGTTTGAAGTCCTTGTGTTCTGAATACATTGGTTTTAAGTGCCTCAAAGTTTTTGATTTGAAATCAGTTGATGTAGACCAAGAAGTTCTTGAGTACTTCATTTCAAACTGTCCTGTTCTCGAACGACTGGTCGTGTATGGTTCCTCATCATTGGTTAATCTGAGAGTTGTTGGTCATTCAATTGCATTGAAGTACTTGGTGATACGAAGATGTGAAAATATCAAAACCATTCAAATTTGTGATGCAAACCTAGTTTCATTTTGTTATGATGGATATGTGAGAAACTTGGTTCTTAGTAATCTTCCACTACTTGTTGAGGTTTCCATTGTTGGATGGTTGCCACATGATTTCTTAGAGATTACCTTCTTTCACCTGTCCTGCTGTCTTTCTCAACTGGAGATTCTCAATCTCAATTATATGAAAGCGGTTAGTATTGTTATAAATAAGttataatatttttcttttgttgtttgattATATTGGTGCCTTACTTGATGTTTGTTTTTCAGTGTTGTGAAAGGGATCCCATAATTCCTTCATTACCTAATCTCAAGCGTTTGGAATTAGCAATTtatgaaactgaaaattttgctcTTCTTCATCTCGCATCTTTCATAAAGAAAGCTCCTTGCATGCATACACTTGTGTTGCGGGTACGTATACTAAACGGTGTTTTTAGTGTGTGCACCTcctggttgttttgtttatttgtaGCTGGACCTTTTCTAGTGTATAATTGATACAGTCTAGGTTTTAGTACTAAACAGAAATACAAGCTTCACTTTTCTTTCGCTTCAATacatagggttcaattagataGAATACAAATTTCACTTCATCTTCTGTTAATTCCATTTCCAATTttgtagaaaagaaaaaaggacaaATTTACTAGACAACCAGAAAGGTTGAACTTTGCTGCCGATTGCTGTCTAGTGGATAGTTGGTCCTTTGGAATTTTTATCTTCCTTTGATTCGAATGATGACTTTGATTCCACTTTTATCCGACTTCTTTGagtgaagattttttttttctttcagaaatGTATTTTCATTGAAAAACAGAATATTCAGATGTAAATCAATGTCTAGGATAAAACTCTATTATAGACGCATAGTATACTGTTTCTCATTCTCGGAGGTTGAAAATTTGTTAGCTATATTAACGGATACAATTTgtggttcttggtttgtatgCACTAAGTTGCTTCTTTGGTGCAGTTATCACAATCATGGAGTAAAAAAAGTCCCTTTGCCAAGAAGACAGCTGCAAAATGCTCCCATGATCGTCTAAAGGTGGTGGAAATAGTAGGGTACAGTGGCCTCAGCCGTCAGATTGAACTTGTAATGTACTTGACAAAAACTGCAAGTAATCTGGAGAAAATTGTTTTTGATTCTGTTAATTCTTGGAGGCCAAGATTCGACAGACTACGAGATCTTGTAGTGGAGAAGGAAGAATTGTCAAGA is a window from the Rosa chinensis cultivar Old Blush chromosome 2, RchiOBHm-V2, whole genome shotgun sequence genome containing:
- the LOC112188093 gene encoding putative F-box/LRR-repeat protein At3g42770 isoform X1; amino-acid sequence: MVEPNSKGGYNLRKRKKKDVADDMVSGLPDEILVSILSLLPLKEAQATSILSRRWQYLWAYSTNLNFDGEKNLMRLNELKGEACELEMCRYVNWVDSVLKQHRALNIERFRVFFKLGPRICIDEWIQFAMRKGVQVLELDFSAYIRYLLIGKYRFSNKLLGISETSGLKSLCSEYIGFKCLKVFDLKSVDVDQEVLEYFISNCPVLERLVVYGSSSLVNLRVVGHSIALKYLVIRRCENIKTIQICDANLVSFCYDGYVRNLVLSNLPLLVEVSIVGWLPHDFLEITFFHLSCCLSQLEILNLNYMKACCERDPIIPSLPNLKRLELAIYETENFALLHLASFIKKAPCMHTLVLRLSQSWSKKSPFAKKTAAKCSHDRLKVVEIVGYSGLSRQIELVMYLTKTASNLEKIVFDSVNSWRPRFDRLRDLVVEKEELSRAQALQLKRKLPATLEVVCL
- the LOC112188093 gene encoding putative F-box protein At3g58860 isoform X2 gives rise to the protein MVEPNSKGGYNLRKRKKKDVADDMVSGLPDEILVSILSLLPLKEAQATSILSRRWQYLWAYSTNLNFDGEKNLMRLNELKGEACELEMCRYVNWVDSVLKQHRALNIERFRVFFKLGPRICIDEWIQFAMRKGVQVLELDFSAYIRYLLIGKYRFSNKLLGISETSGLKSLCSEYIGFKCLKVFDLKSVDVDQEVLEYFISNCPVLERLVVYGSSSLVNLRVVGHSIALKYLVIRRCENIKTIQICDANLVSFCYDGYVRNLVLSNLPLLVEVSIVGWLPHDFLEITFFHLSCCLSQLEILNLNYMKALSQSWSKKSPFAKKTAAKCSHDRLKVVEIVGYSGLSRQIELVMYLTKTASNLEKIVFDSVNSWRPRFDRLRDLVVEKEELSRAQALQLKRKLPATLEVVCL